The following coding sequences are from one Arachis hypogaea cultivar Tifrunner chromosome 7, arahy.Tifrunner.gnm2.J5K5, whole genome shotgun sequence window:
- the LOC112703446 gene encoding uncharacterized protein, protein MEDMAESSGAKSHHEIWVKPELLEVDEAGFHLCNEVGHSESNNDIGDLRTTVDEGPVGENPREGMCFGADPGNEDPREGMCFGTLLEARNYYHRYAAKMGFVAKIRNTNYEKHSKDKIPINQSIHCNKDGHRISQKRAPKRAKTITSVGCKARCYVRLDKSTGLWKVSKLELSHTHPLNPKPSAILENRELFLHTKDLIQRNDEVDRQPNKTFQASTMDMDRKISNLNAIHQSLLTRWTAESAREQGSSSATPSDVIIKDETPFPVNNQTPSDVIIKDKSPILVNIQNIPEEPSPSPLHSLPEKNRKKGEDTEAGCASEVVSDHDFGFVLKNTFDAGGFIDQYLLNSSTVEVLENIPANENISRMQRMLLKSAILCRDMERSFSDLQKLKEKLVAKEKEIAFLTAQNIELSSKTIELSSQVSRLVEEKKTISCDLKASEKKASEFKRSLEISRDEMGILKDNYKKLGIVVLEGVTDVEKNIKQQIQLLAPNLDISKVGAYRHVVNGQIVDLLN, encoded by the exons ATGGAAGACATGGCAGAAAGCTCCGGAGCCAAATCCCATCATGAGATATGGGTTAAGCCTG AGTTGTTGGAAGTCGATGAAGCTGGCTTCCACTTGTGTAACGAGGTTGGTCATAGTGAATCAAACAACGATATAGGAGATCTCAGAACAACCGTTGATGAG GGTCCTGTTGGTGAGAATCCTAGGGAGGGTATGTGCTTCGGCGCTGATCCTGGCAATGAGGATCCCAGGGAGGGTATGTGCTTTGGCACTCTTCTTGAAGCGCGCAATTATTATCATCGTTATGCTGCAAAGATGGGTTTTGTAGctaaaataagaaacacaaattatGAGAAGCACAGCAAGGATAAGATTCCTATAAATCAATCCATACATTGCAATAAAGATGGCCATCGTATATCTCAGAAAAGGGCACCCAAGAGAGCAAAAACAATCACATCTGTAGGCTGCAAAGCACGTTGTTATGTAAGGTTAGACAAGTCCACAGGTCTATGGAAAGTTTCAAAGTTAGAATTGTCTCACACACACCCGCTTAATCCAAAGCCTTCAGCCATCCTCGAGAATAGAGAGCTCTTTCTGCACACGAAAGATCTGATACAGCGTAATGATGAAGTCGATAGACAACCCAACAAGACCTTTCAGGCATCGACCA TGGATATGGATAGAAAAATTTCTAATCTCAATGCCATTCATCAGAGTCTTCTTACCCGCTGGACTGCTGAATCAGCCAGAGAACAGGGATCTTCATCAGCTACTCCTTCCGATGTCATAATTAAAGATGAGACCCCATTCCCGGTTAATAATCAAACTCCTTCCGATGTCATAATTAAAGACAAGTCCCCAATCCTGgttaatattcaaaatattcCTGAAGAGCCATCGCCATCACCACTTCATTCTCTTCcagaaaagaatagaaaaaaaggcGAAGATACTGAGGCAGGTTGTGCTAGTGAAGTGGTGTCCGACCATGATTTTGGTTTCGTGTTAAAGAATACTTTTGATGCAGGTGGTTTTATCGACCAGTACCTTCTGAATTCATCAACTGTGGAGGTGTTGGAAAATATTCCTGCTAATGAGAACATTAGTAGGATGCAGCGAATGCTCCTAAAATCGGCAATCTTATGTCGCGACATGGAGAGGAGCTTTTCCGATTTGCAGAAGTTGAAGGAGAAGCTTGTTGCTAAAGAAAAAGAGATAGCTTTTCTCACTGCCCAAAATATTGAGCTATCGAGTAAAACTATTGAATTGTCTTCTCAAGTGTCAAGGTTAGTAGAGGAGAAAAAGACAATATCTTGTGACCTGAAAGCTTCTGAAAAGAAGGCCTCGGAGTTCAAGAGGAGCTTGGAGATTTCTAGGGACGAAATGGGTATTTTGAAGGATAACTATAAAAAACTTGGTATAGTAGTATTGGAGGGAGTGACTGATGTTGAGAAGAATATCAAGCAGCAAATTCAGTTGTTGGCTCCCAACTTGGATATTTCTAAAGTTGGGGCTTATCGTCATGTTGTAAACGGTCAAATTGTTGACCTTCTTAACTAG